Proteins co-encoded in one Dendropsophus ebraccatus isolate aDenEbr1 chromosome 9, aDenEbr1.pat, whole genome shotgun sequence genomic window:
- the LOC138801627 gene encoding interferon-induced very large GTPase 1-like isoform X2 produces the protein MAGRQAWFQNWKMSEVGLGLLIVLCIVPKVNTQEPAHSGDRGHWFLLAALLLVILLGVILCVLGRKLWKRIKKEEIRFLPASPPKYISLKTDPKPECSCEILQGEGIRRRQQRHMDANGDGQPQDQHEGEQVHNQDQDGAVDGKRKYKDRKEATDPRKVSKREGDEPQVSSTSSRGTTRYFALPSEEIINSKTRNIEVYPEEDHDPQLGKRQYKEEAAVPRKVSRSEELDEPQVSRKSSRETRRDDALPSGKRQYKEEAAVPRKVSRSEEPDEPQVSRKSSRETRRDDALPSEEIINSKTRNIEVYPEEDHDPQLGKRQYKEGAAVPRKVSRSEELDEPQVSRKSSRETRRDDALPSGKRQYKEEATVPRKVSRSEELDEPKVSRKSSRENRRDDALPSEEIINSKTRNIEVYPEEDHDPQLGKRQYKEEEAVPRKVSRSEEPDEPQVSRKSSRETRRDDALPSEEIINSKTRNIEVYPEEDHDPQLELLQKLMALDTSARKTIQDEEFEITYWDSDDDDDDDEEEEFRKKDTKSTKPSNPLDVLCGLLNCSDMIRQQQIVYKMSMCQFAVPLLLPSLDRRDFTFMLWSMRDIVKRWKPQCLIPSKDYKEDSIVNVPMPVFSFVRLGSCNISKSRYLNQVLSPPQQNHNFFVHGDMPGGNIPRKLSEGLVEICWYLPTGNGQSDVFPEPIAVTNLRGDLKSNKEQFSFLRSLSSGMFIFIEDINEHHRSLVSSLQKEANVFFILNVKDGDVNTENLKSLTEVLPRNNLLVKNKRVNDSQMVKKIRTAMKRMFSETKDTRSLEEISKKVTEPNIHIDENSPKCQEIKGKAKEITDEINDINQYKKETMKLQGEFWKQMSRTEKEMCRMRELGDRDAEEYKSELRAKIEQLQEVQRQQSLTYGMERFREAITMYSVSERKLFLKWLKIFLDTKGRNHLRNFQNEYKRKYTQLSATEQDLQEIDQKIADGSLGVEHFIRELGQFYEIQSKSKNKLIDLPRKAADLLLDGFPLELIDGDASNIPLQWITDVLTELDEKTGGQCRMRVITVLGVQSTGKSTLLNTMFGLQFPVASGRCTRGAFMTLIDAKNFQEELNCDYILVIDTEGLKSLELVSLENSYEHDNELATVVVGLSDITIVNMAMENAEEMKDILQIVVHAFLRMKEIGKKSSCHFVHQNVSDVSAHVKNRNARQKFLEQLSEMAKVAARMEKRSGINHFSDIIYCDIDKDSWYVPGLWYGIPPMASVNTGYSEIVSDLRQSILRSLQSMAGKPQNIREFTEWIKSLWNAVKHEKFVFSFRNRLVTEAYNQLCIQYADWEWTFQKNVHRWMIETETFIYNLTYEKISADLWNKLKNYMNQILDKEERAMNLTLEEYFESDVENAHLLEMFRGDFIRSVKYLRKQLENVLYDKCEKTICIQRDKSQIQAIQAQYIDIMEEKIAEVMERTRNTEYMLNNDALKIEFVTMWDTTVSTLTLSKIERRHVGHEILPQLKKDIDCEDSVIMEWFHNLNVYKESRFELKNKHLSGYSSDDAKRLSDLTTSLIDKCKRYVEDVTSKKDDFNTLYSQELLSLINKALGGRDFQDLHINKLFVLDLKLHVLGSATIRFQKMHEDFVQRNDPRTCLERLKPQYFSIFRSIYEQRDDCRRKAEQFCKFCLQPAITDHINKHLGKEMMDDILLTNDPEEFKSRKRLQLVILEKLLKDKSWEQYIKYINDYESFLKRWISAYITEHYKERIRVLQEKILHFVMAKVRETLNHPAPISSGNLNEFLGMFCDILDKELVISKNNMKAVLFQSKVNVKQFVKDVDLHLSYLQNEIQQQMNLMSIESILSRLTLKPQEELFKKAIGCGKRCPFCKAPCEAGGADHKEHFTSLHRPRGLGQHKDEQTNVLDHSICSTNVISNKRFTNEDTAWKPHPYKDYRTYYPDWAICPDMAANASDYWKFVFKEFNHFFAQIYNAKPAKIPEDWDRITPHQALTNLRTT, from the exons gaaaaagaaaatataaagatCGAAAGGAAGCAACAGACCCTAGAAAAGTCTCAAAAAGGGAAGGAGATGAGCCTCAAGTGTCAAGCACAAGCTCAAGGGGGACTACACGATATTTTGCCCTGCCTTCAG AAGAAATAATAAACTCCAAGACAAGAAACATAGAAGTATATCCTGAAGAAGACCATGATCCCCAGTTAG GAAAAAGACAATATAAAGAAGAAGCCGCGGTTCCTAGAAAAGTCTCAAGAAGTGAAGAACTGGATGAACCTCAAGTGTCCAGGAAAAGCTCAAGGGAGACTAGAAGAGATGATGCCCTGCCTTCAG GAAAAAGACAATATAAAGAAGAAGCCGCGGTTCCTAGAAAAGTCTCAAGAAGTGAAGAACCGGATGAACCTCAAGTGTCCAGGAAAAGCTCAAGGGAGACTAGAAGAGATGATGCCCTGCCTTCAG AAGAAATAATAAACTCCAAGACAAGAAACATAGAAGTATATCCTGAAGAAGACCATGATCCCCAGTTAG GAAAAAGACAATATAAAGAAGGAGCAGCGGTTCCTAGAAAAGTCTCAAGAAGTGAAGAACTGGATGAACCTCAAGTGTCCAGGAAAAGCTCAAGGGAGACTAGAAGAGATGATGCCCTGCCTTCAG GAAAAAGACAATATAAAGAAGAAGCCACGGTTCCTAGAAAAGTCTCAAGAAGTGAAGAACTGGATGAACCTAAAGTGTCCAGGAAAAGCTCAAGGGAGAATAGAAGAGATGATGCCCTGCCTTCAG AAGAAATAATAAACTCCAAGACAAGAAATATAGAAGTATATCCTGAAGAAGACCATGATCCCCAGTTAG GAAAAAGACAATATAAAGAAGAAGAAGCAGTTCCTAGAAAAGTCTCAAGAAGTGAAGAACCGGATGAACCTCAAGTGTCCAGGAAAAGCTCAAGGGAGACTAGAAGAGATGATGCCCTGCCTTCAG AAGAAATAATAAACTCCAAGACAAGAAACATAGAAGTATATCCTGAAGAAGACCATGATCCCCAGTTAG AATTATTACAGAAGCTGATGGCCCTGGATACCTCAGCCAGGAAGACTATTCAAGATGAGGAGTTTGAGATAACATATTGGGattcagatgatgatgatgatgatgatgaagaagaagaattcAGAAAGAAAGACACAAAGTCAACAAAACCCTCTAATCCTCTTGATGTTCTGTGTGGTCTCCTGAATTGTTCAGACATGATCAGACAACAACAGATTGTATACAAAATGTCCATGTGCCAATTTGCTgtccctcttcttcttccttcccTTGATAGACGAGACTTCACCTTTATGTTGTGGTCAATGAGAGACATTGTAAAGAGATGGAAACCTCAGTGCTTGATCCCAAGTAAAGACTATAAGGAAGACAGTATAGTAAATGTCCCCATGCCTGTATTTTCCTTTGTTAGACTTGGTTCCTGTAACATTTCCAAATCTCGATATCTGAACCAAGTCTTAAGTCCACCTCAACAGAACCATAACTTCTTTGTGCATGGCGATATGCCTGGTGGGAATATTCCTAGGAAACTCTCGGAAGGACTTGTGGAAATATGTTGGTATCTTCCAACTGGAAATGGACAGTCAGATGTTTTTCCTGAGCCCATTGCTGTTACGAATCTACGAGGAGACCTTAAATCCAATAAGGAACAGTTCAGCTTCCTGAGAAGTCTATCATCAGGGATGTTCATATTTATTGAGGACATCAATGAGCATCATCGCAGTCTGGTATCAAGTTTACAGAAGGAAGCAAATGTTTTCTTCATTCTAAATGTAAAAGATGGAGATGTGAATACTGAGAACCTGAAATCCCTCACTGAAGTGCTCCCGAGAAACAATCTTCTAGTTAAGAATAAACGAGTCAATGACTCTCAGATGGTGAAGAAAATTCGGACAGCAATGAAGAGAATGTTTTCAGAGACCAAAGACACACGTAGTCTGGAGGAAATATCAAAGAAAGTCACTGAACCCAATATCCATATTGATGAGAATTCTCCAAAATGTCAGGAAATAAAAGGGAAAGCCAAGGAAATTACAGATGAAATAAATGATATAAATCAGTATAAGAAGGAAACAATGAAGCTCCAGGGAGAGTTCTGGAAACAAATGTCTAGAACAGAAAAGGAAATGTGTAGAATGAGAGAATTAGGTGACCGAGATGCAGAAGAATATAAGTCTGAGCTCCGGGCAAAGATAGAACAACTCCAAGAAGTGCAAAGACAGCAAAGTCTGACATACGGCATGGAGAGATTCCGGGAAGCCATAACGATGTATTCTGTATCGGAAAGAAAGTTATTTCTAAAATGGCTGAAAATCTTTCTTGACACAAAAGGAAGAAATCATCTAAGAAATTTTCAGAACGAATACAAACGTAAGTATACACAATTATCAGCAACCGAGCAAGATCTTCAAGAAATCGACCAAAAAATAGCAGATGGCTCATTGGGTGTAGAACATTTTATACGTGAATTGGGGCAGTTTTATGAAATACAATCCAAATCTAAAAATAAGTTAATTGATTTGCCAAGAAAAGCTGCCGACCTCCTGTTGGATGGATTCCCATTGGAGCTGATTGATGGAGATGCGTCCAACATTCCCCTACAGTGGATAACTGATGTCCTGACTGAGTTGGATGAGAAGACTGGAGGACAATGTAGGATGAGAGTGATAACTGTACTGGGAGTGCAGAGTACAGGGAAGTCCACCCTCCTGAACACCATGTTTGGTTTACAGTTCCCTGTGGCCAGTGGGCGATGCACACGAGGAGCCTTCATGACTCTTATTGATGCAAAGAACTTTCAGGAAGAACTAAATTGTGACTACATTCTGGTCATTGACACTGAAGGACTGAAATCCTTGGAACTTGTTTCTCTGGAGAACAGttatgaacatgacaatgagttggccacagttgtagttgggttaagtgacatcaccatagtcAACATGGCCATGGAAAATGCAGAAGAAATGAAAGATATCCTACAGATTGTGGTCCATGCATTTCTTAGAATGAAAGAAATAGGCAAGAAATCCAGCTGTCATTTTGTTCACCAGAATGTGAGTGATGTGTCCGCTCATGTAAAGAACAGAAACGCTAGACAGAAATTTCTGGAGCAGTTGAGTGAAATGGCCAAAGTAGCAGCTAGAATGGAGAAAAGAAGCGGAATCAATCATTTCTCAGACATTATCTACTGTGATATTGACAAAGATTCCTGGTACGTTCCTGGGTTATGGTATGGGATACCACCTATGGCCTCTGTAAACACTGGATATAGCGAGATAGTCAGTGATCTGAGACAATCAATACTCAGATCCCTTCAATCAATGGCTGGAAAACCTCAGAATATTCGAGAATTTACAGAATGGATAAAAAGTTTATGGAATGCAGTAAAACATGAGAAATTCGTTTTCAGCTTTAGGAACCGCTTGGTCACTGAGGCTTATAACCAGCTGTGTATTCAGTATGCCGATTGGGAATGGACATTTCAGAAAAATGTTCACAGATGGATGATAGAGACAGAAACTTTCATCTACAACTTAACGTATGAGAAAATAAGTGCAGATTTATGGAACAAGCTCAAAAATTATATGAATCAAATACTGGACAAGGAGGAGAGAGCCATGAATCTGACTCTAGAGGAGTATTTCGAGAGTGATGTTGAGAATGCTCATCTCCTGGAAATGTTTCGAGGAGACTTTATCAGAAGTGTGAAATATCTCAGGAAACAACTTGAAAACGTTCTTTATGATAAGTGTGAGAAGACCATTTGTATCCAGAGAGATAAATCCCAGATCCAAGCCATACAGGCCCAATACATTGACATCATGGAAGAAAAAATAGCAGAAGTGATGGAAAGAACAAGAAATACTGAATACATGTTAAACAATGATGCTCTGAAGATAGAATTTGTGACAATGTGGGATACGACTGTTTCTACTttgacactgagtaaaatagaaaGACGCCATGTTGGTCATGAAATCCTGCCACAGTTAAAGAAAGATATAGACTGTGAAGACAGTGTGATCATGGAGTGGTTCCATAACCTCAATGTGTATAAAGAGAGTAGGTTTGAGCTAAAAAACAAGCATCTCTCCGGCTATTCTTCAGATGATGCAAAGCGTTTAAGTGATCTTACCACCTCCTTAATTGATAAATGTAAAAGATATGTTGAAGACGTTACTAGTAAGAAGGATGACTTTAATACCCTGTATTCTCAGGAGCTGCTATCACTGATCAATAAAGCATTGGGAGGTCGAGACTTCCAAGATCTTCACATTAACAAACTCTTTGTGTTAGATCTTAAACTTCACGTCTTAGGAAGTGCAACCATAAGATTCCAGAAGATGCATGAGGACTTTGTACAAAGAAATGACCCAAGAACCTGCCTGGAGAGGCTGAAGCCTCAATACTTCTCCATCTTTAGAAGCATTTATGAACAAAGGGACGACTGTCGAAGGAAAGCAGAACAATTCTGTAAATTCTGTCTGCAGCCGGCCATCACTGATCATATCAACAAACATCTTGGTAAGGAGATGATGGATGACATCCTACTGACCAATGACCCAGAAGAATTTAAGAGTCGCAAACGTTTACAATTAGTGATTCTCGAGAAGTTGCTAAAGGACAAGTCATGGGAACAGTACATAAAATACATCAATGACTATGAGAGTTTTCTCAAAAGATGGATCTCCGCTTACATTACTGAACATTACAAAGAACGTATCAGAGTGCTGCAAGAGAAGATTCTCCATTTTGTAATGGCCAAAGTGCGAGAAACCCTCAATCATCCAGCTCCTATCTCTTCTGGAAACCTCAATGAGTTTTTAGGGATGTTTTGTGACATTTTAGACAAAGAACTTGTAATTTCCAAAAACAACATGAAAGCTGTCCTGTTCCAGAGTAAGGTAAATGTTAAACAATTTGTCAAGGATGTCGACTTGCATCTCAGTTATTTACAAAATGAAATCCAGCAGCAGATGAACTTAATGAGTATAGAGTCAATACTTTCACGGCTGACATTGAAGCCTCAGGAGGAGCTCTTTAAGAAGGCCATCGGATGTGGGAAGCGGTGTCCATTCTGTAAAGCCCCCTGCGAGGCTGGAGGAGCCGACCACAAGGAGCATTTCACTTCTCTTCACCGACCCAGAGGACTAGGACAACATAAAGATGAACAGACCAACGTTCTTGACCATTCTATATGTTCTACTAATGTCATCTCTAACAAAAGATTTACTAATGAAGACACCGCTTGGAAGCCTCATCCTTACAAAGATTACAGGACCTATTACCCTGACTGGGCCATCTGTCCCGACATGGCTGCCAATGCCTCAGACTACTGGAAGTTTGTCTTTAAAGAGTTTAATCACTTTTTTGCCCAAATCTATAATGCCAAACCAGCAAAAATTCCTGAAGACTGGGATAGAATAACTCCTCATCAAGCCCTTACCAACCTAAGAACAACATGA